A region from the Desulfomarina profundi genome encodes:
- a CDS encoding molybdopterin molybdotransferase MoeA: MNDMKQNECCYQEVLRTLFRVLKPMSSEMIGLEDGLGRVSSASVTASFPRPLFDESVRDGYVIAETTGHGESVQRYRITGEIPAGSPYGKVLGAGTGCRIMTGGCVPEGGSRVIPHEDCREVDGDILVEKKKLSWNIYIRRKGADISEGDVLVGRGILLQAGHLAHLASCGVQKIDVATLPVVGFFCTGSELRHMNERDLENGQKISSNSLLLRGLLDSIGIPCQDFGIIPDNRQSLLDCFLAAKKSNVDVLISTGGMGPGKYDLVEKLFLEAGGNLIFTELGMRPGKSVLFGTLGKTLFFGLPGPPYAVQTLFNLLVVPVVFSLQGLKEQLPRKTTAYLEHDIPVKRSDLLCFKDGVLELRDGKCYVRLADRDESPNCYIMLSAGQLFFKKGEMVEICLA; encoded by the coding sequence ATGAACGACATGAAACAGAATGAGTGTTGTTACCAGGAAGTGTTAAGAACTCTTTTCAGGGTCCTAAAACCGATGTCCTCTGAGATGATTGGACTTGAGGACGGGCTGGGGCGGGTGAGCTCTGCTTCGGTAACTGCCTCTTTCCCACGTCCCCTGTTTGATGAATCGGTCCGCGATGGTTATGTGATTGCGGAGACCACAGGGCATGGAGAATCCGTCCAGCGGTATCGGATTACCGGTGAAATTCCCGCCGGAAGCCCTTACGGAAAGGTGTTGGGGGCAGGGACGGGATGCCGGATTATGACAGGTGGCTGTGTGCCTGAGGGGGGTTCCAGAGTTATTCCCCACGAGGATTGCAGGGAAGTTGATGGAGACATTCTGGTGGAGAAAAAGAAGTTATCCTGGAATATCTATATTCGAAGAAAGGGAGCTGATATTTCTGAAGGGGATGTTCTTGTTGGTCGGGGAATTCTGTTGCAGGCGGGACATCTTGCCCACCTGGCATCCTGTGGTGTCCAAAAAATCGATGTTGCGACCTTACCTGTTGTCGGTTTTTTCTGTACGGGAAGTGAATTGCGACATATGAATGAAAGGGATCTGGAGAATGGTCAGAAAATTTCATCAAATTCATTATTACTTCGAGGGCTTTTGGATTCAATAGGAATTCCGTGTCAAGATTTTGGGATTATCCCGGATAACCGGCAAAGCCTGCTGGATTGTTTTCTGGCAGCAAAAAAAAGTAATGTTGATGTATTGATCAGTACGGGTGGAATGGGACCGGGGAAATATGATCTTGTTGAAAAATTATTTCTTGAGGCCGGTGGTAATTTGATTTTTACGGAACTGGGAATGCGACCGGGAAAATCAGTTCTGTTTGGTACTCTGGGAAAAACACTGTTTTTTGGGTTGCCGGGACCACCCTATGCGGTGCAGACTCTGTTTAATCTGCTGGTTGTACCTGTTGTTTTTTCATTACAGGGATTAAAAGAACAACTCCCCAGGAAGACAACAGCATATCTTGAGCATGATATTCCTGTGAAACGCAGTGACCTGCTCTGTTTTAAAGATGGTGTTCTGGAGCTGCGCGATGGAAAGTGTTATGTACGTCTGGCAGACAGGGATGAGTCGCCAAATTGTTATATAATGTTGTCTGCCGGGCAGTTATTTTTTAAAAAAGGAGAGATGGTCGAAATTTGTCTGGCTTAA
- a CDS encoding glycosyltransferase: protein MRILQLISSVFFFGAERVTAELSSALSHHGATVHVGILAVNDDLENIFKKVINNSKVTVIRFNGQGTLNLKTIRSISQYLKKNKIDIVHCHGYKSNLYALFARYLSQSSPLLIATNHNWIGTTSREFFYQKVDAITLRFFDKIIAVSTDVKQQMIEAGIKAQQIYIIDNGINVEDPAFKTPATESRLLLDIAQDDFVIGNIARLTPEKNHLALLHALAKFKETANLKLVLVGDGPEYETIKMTARSLGVKDQIIMTGNRDDARKLYSAFDIFVLSSTTEGLPMVLLEAMAAGIPIISSQVGAVPNIIRDGKNGLLWMPDKPGELYEAIKTLYKDSHLRKQFAETGKETVRHSFSSFFMAEEYYKQYKHCVMEEGGK, encoded by the coding sequence ATGCGTATACTACAGTTAATCAGCAGTGTTTTCTTTTTCGGCGCAGAACGGGTAACGGCAGAACTCTCTTCAGCCCTGTCGCATCATGGCGCCACAGTCCATGTCGGAATACTTGCTGTCAACGATGATCTTGAAAATATTTTCAAAAAAGTAATCAATAACAGTAAGGTAACTGTTATTCGATTCAACGGTCAGGGCACACTCAATCTCAAGACAATACGCAGCATCAGCCAATATCTCAAAAAAAACAAGATAGATATTGTGCACTGCCATGGATATAAATCAAATTTATACGCTCTCTTTGCCCGATATCTCTCCCAGTCATCCCCTCTTCTCATAGCAACCAATCACAACTGGATAGGTACTACCAGCAGGGAGTTTTTTTATCAAAAAGTTGACGCCATAACTTTGAGGTTTTTCGATAAAATCATCGCAGTATCAACAGATGTAAAACAGCAGATGATAGAGGCTGGAATCAAGGCTCAGCAAATATATATTATTGATAACGGCATAAACGTAGAGGACCCGGCCTTTAAAACACCAGCAACTGAAAGTAGACTATTGCTTGATATAGCACAGGATGATTTTGTCATAGGGAATATAGCCAGGCTTACGCCTGAAAAAAATCACCTTGCATTGCTCCACGCACTTGCCAAGTTTAAAGAAACAGCCAATTTAAAACTGGTTCTGGTTGGAGACGGGCCTGAGTACGAGACAATCAAAATGACGGCCAGATCGCTTGGAGTGAAAGACCAGATAATAATGACCGGTAACCGTGATGATGCCCGTAAATTGTACAGTGCCTTTGATATTTTCGTTCTCTCCTCAACAACAGAAGGGTTGCCCATGGTTCTGCTTGAAGCAATGGCTGCCGGAATTCCAATTATTTCCTCTCAAGTAGGAGCTGTTCCAAATATTATTCGAGATGGGAAAAACGGGCTGCTGTGGATGCCCGATAAACCTGGAGAACTTTATGAAGCGATAAAAACGTTATATAAAGACAGTCACCTTCGAAAACAATTCGCAGAAACTGGAAAGGAAACAGTCAGACACTCTTTTTCCAGCTTTTTCATGGCAGAGGAGTATTACAAACAATATAAGCATTGCGTAATGGAGGAGGGGGGGAAATGA
- a CDS encoding PEP-CTERM sorting domain-containing protein (PEP-CTERM proteins occur, often in large numbers, in the proteomes of bacteria that also encode an exosortase, a predicted intramembrane cysteine proteinase. The presence of a PEP-CTERM domain at a protein's C-terminus predicts cleavage within the sorting domain, followed by covalent anchoring to some some component of the (usually Gram-negative) cell surface. Many PEP-CTERM proteins exhibit an unusual sequence composition that includes large numbers of potential glycosylation sites. Expression of one such protein has been shown restore the ability of a bacterium to form floc, a type of biofilm.) — protein MNKYIVCMLLLFIPYQAQATPFSIEFTGVTAQLFDTPGYLEEGHGAGSAISFGGPAAMNIRGGARQFAVSCRTFIQYVSADFFIYDMAASFYESSDGFMADFTYIFYGNTIVNDDLRGTVPDISSAIKHSNVISLFGDGSHEQVASEPLELWLTPGTYWLGIEGGPARGLCYGSNIQLSGYPVPEPAAMLLFIMGIFFLATSIKKKY, from the coding sequence ATGAATAAATATATCGTCTGTATGCTGCTGTTATTTATTCCATATCAGGCTCAGGCCACACCATTCTCAATTGAATTCACCGGAGTAACCGCTCAATTATTTGATACTCCAGGATATCTGGAAGAAGGTCATGGTGCTGGATCAGCAATTTCTTTCGGTGGTCCGGCTGCCATGAATATCCGTGGTGGAGCGAGGCAATTTGCAGTGTCCTGCAGAACCTTCATACAGTATGTATCAGCAGATTTTTTTATCTATGACATGGCAGCGTCTTTTTATGAATCAAGTGATGGTTTCATGGCTGACTTCACATATATTTTTTATGGGAATACCATAGTAAATGATGATTTAAGAGGTACTGTTCCCGACATCTCAAGTGCAATAAAACACAGTAATGTAATCAGTCTGTTTGGAGATGGATCCCATGAACAGGTTGCCTCAGAACCTCTTGAACTGTGGCTCACACCTGGTACTTACTGGTTGGGCATTGAAGGTGGACCTGCTAGAGGTTTATGCTATGGTTCAAATATTCAATTAAGCGGCTACCCTGTTCCAGAACCCGCTGCCATGCTTCTCTTCATCATGGGAATATTTTTCCTGGCCACATCAATAAAAAAGAAGTACTGA
- a CDS encoding DUF4114 domain-containing protein, with product MKKTLLKSTLLGATVCLIATNAMALPLGGTLQGALDARTLGGTSSVDVTTDMIADNTDSSWHITASGGSVATLLFEFASYANTTSFGIYDLNDQNNRLELFEGTDHGGSPLNGALTSLYQFGTSFSTDAGFDPAQTETFSSTSFGYYLDVSATGNTYFSDTLLNTDQYDHMFAYQGTGDQFSVFNNGYYAEWTSNEYILAWEDLYGGGDQDFTDFVVMVESVSPVPEPATMMLFGAGLLGLAGISKRRKSKK from the coding sequence ATGAAAAAAACATTACTGAAAAGCACACTGCTAGGTGCTACTGTGTGCTTGATCGCAACCAATGCAATGGCTTTGCCTTTGGGCGGTACTCTGCAAGGTGCTTTGGACGCTCGTACGCTGGGAGGCACTTCTTCAGTCGATGTGACGACGGACATGATTGCAGACAATACAGACAGTTCATGGCACATCACAGCATCTGGGGGAAGTGTGGCAACCCTGCTTTTTGAATTTGCGAGTTATGCCAATACAACAAGTTTTGGCATTTATGATTTAAATGACCAAAACAACCGGCTTGAACTGTTTGAAGGAACAGACCATGGTGGCAGTCCCCTCAATGGCGCCTTGACATCCTTATATCAATTTGGAACTTCGTTTTCTACAGACGCAGGTTTTGACCCAGCTCAAACTGAAACTTTTTCGTCTACCAGTTTTGGATACTATTTGGATGTTTCTGCTACAGGAAATACATATTTCAGTGACACTCTACTGAACACTGACCAATATGATCACATGTTTGCATACCAGGGAACAGGTGATCAATTTTCTGTATTCAACAACGGATACTATGCAGAATGGACGAGTAATGAATACATTCTGGCATGGGAAGATTTATATGGTGGTGGAGATCAAGATTTTACTGATTTTGTCGTGATGGTTGAATCGGTATCACCTGTTCCTGAACCGGCCACCATGATGCTTTTCGGTGCTGGCCTGCTGGGTCTTGCCGGAATATCCAAGAGAAGAAAGTCAAAAAAATAA
- a CDS encoding polysaccharide deacetylase family protein: MDNKQVIRNCHMQNVPVLMYHALEDQDHPAHAKDPGEQLYILHKDTFYSQMKYLFENAFKVFLLEDLLQLEQWPEHAVVLTFDDGHESNYTIALPVLEQFGFKAHFFITTDWINTPGFLNTTEILKLVEKGMKIGSHGTSHSYFNEMELPRAEKELAQSKLLLEHCTDSLITSFSAPGGRMNANTVKIAERIGYNLLCTSEFALFTLNNKFRPVPRIPVKAGMDMAVFKKIVHKDANLIQRYKLKSSILSSLKKLLGNTFYEKLRITLLNRK; the protein is encoded by the coding sequence ATGGACAACAAACAAGTCATAAGAAATTGTCACATGCAGAATGTTCCAGTGCTCATGTATCACGCACTGGAAGATCAGGATCATCCTGCCCACGCAAAAGACCCGGGTGAACAACTGTATATACTGCATAAAGATACTTTTTACAGCCAGATGAAGTATCTGTTTGAAAATGCTTTCAAGGTATTTTTACTCGAGGACCTGCTGCAACTGGAGCAGTGGCCTGAACATGCAGTGGTTCTGACCTTTGATGATGGGCATGAATCAAATTATACTATCGCCCTTCCTGTCCTGGAACAATTCGGGTTCAAGGCCCATTTTTTTATAACAACTGATTGGATAAACACTCCAGGTTTTCTAAACACAACAGAAATTCTGAAACTTGTTGAAAAAGGGATGAAAATTGGTTCTCATGGAACGAGCCATTCATATTTCAATGAGATGGAATTACCCCGGGCAGAAAAGGAATTGGCACAGTCAAAGCTACTCCTCGAACACTGCACTGACAGTTTAATAACTTCTTTTTCAGCTCCGGGTGGGAGAATGAATGCCAACACAGTAAAAATTGCTGAACGAATTGGATACAACCTCCTGTGCACTTCCGAATTTGCTCTCTTTACGCTGAACAACAAATTTAGACCTGTTCCACGCATACCAGTCAAAGCCGGTATGGATATGGCCGTTTTTAAAAAAATCGTTCACAAAGACGCCAATTTGATACAGAGATACAAGCTGAAATCTTCTATCCTTTCTTCCCTGAAAAAGTTACTGGGAAACACCTTTTATGAAAAACTTCGCATCACATTGCTCAACAGGAAATAA
- a CDS encoding glycosyltransferase family 2 protein yields the protein MHHGESAIQYDNQNTVFHITSCYFIYLPGVSVRSLRSIEAFSTFCCQEISQISPQVSVIIAARNEASKIEGRIKNLLKQDYPPEKYEIIVISDGSDDGTEEKVRKIASEQTGFLPKISCYEYTPSQGKPTALNTGITKAAGEIIVFTDARQLFAENVITELVANFSDPEIGGVSGELIFVKDGTSNIEIQMGAYWQYEKMIRKMESNTGSVVGVTGAIYSIRRELYQQLQNTAILDDVMVPMNIVMQGYRVIFDSSAVAYDVFSKNTIQEWHRKVRTLAGNWQMLSLNPALMVPRLNPLWFRFLSHKIARIIVPFFLILLLVTGMLQKDVYYNYFTVLQLLFYSAALIAFLIPSTRNFFIFQISYFFCVLNLAALKGFFIWITGGCKTIWTTNKS from the coding sequence ATCCACCACGGAGAATCAGCAATACAGTATGACAACCAAAATACTGTTTTTCATATCACTAGCTGTTATTTTATATACTTACCTGGGGTATCCGTTCGTTCTTTACGTTCAATCGAAGCTTTTTCCACGTTCTGTTGCCAGGAAATATCCCAAATATCCCCGCAAGTTTCCGTTATTATTGCAGCTCGAAATGAAGCGTCGAAAATTGAGGGCAGAATTAAAAACCTGCTGAAACAGGATTATCCCCCGGAAAAATATGAAATAATCGTTATTTCTGATGGTTCAGATGATGGGACAGAAGAAAAAGTACGGAAAATCGCAAGTGAGCAGACTGGCTTTCTCCCAAAAATATCCTGCTATGAATACACACCGTCACAGGGAAAACCAACAGCCCTGAATACCGGTATTACAAAAGCTGCCGGAGAAATCATAGTGTTTACCGATGCAAGGCAGCTTTTTGCCGAAAATGTCATCACTGAACTTGTAGCAAATTTCTCCGACCCGGAGATTGGGGGAGTCAGCGGCGAACTCATTTTTGTGAAAGACGGAACAAGCAATATCGAAATTCAGATGGGAGCGTATTGGCAGTATGAAAAAATGATTCGTAAGATGGAAAGTAATACCGGTTCTGTTGTGGGAGTGACCGGAGCTATTTATTCCATTCGCAGGGAATTGTACCAGCAATTGCAGAACACTGCTATTCTAGATGATGTTATGGTACCGATGAACATTGTCATGCAGGGGTATCGAGTTATTTTTGATTCATCTGCTGTTGCTTATGATGTTTTTTCAAAGAATACAATACAGGAATGGCATAGAAAAGTTAGGACACTGGCAGGAAACTGGCAAATGCTCAGCCTTAATCCTGCCCTTATGGTTCCACGTCTGAATCCTTTATGGTTTCGTTTTTTATCCCATAAGATCGCCCGTATTATTGTCCCTTTTTTCCTTATCCTTCTTCTTGTAACAGGCATGTTGCAGAAAGATGTCTACTATAATTATTTTACCGTGCTGCAGTTATTGTTCTATTCTGCGGCGCTGATCGCATTTCTCATACCATCTACCAGGAATTTTTTTATTTTTCAAATCAGTTATTTTTTCTGTGTTCTCAATCTCGCTGCACTCAAAGGTTTTTTTATCTGGATCACAGGCGGGTGTAAGACCATATGGACAACAAACAAGTCATAA
- a CDS encoding CvpA family protein, whose amino-acid sequence MKLYTGMTAYDLVVLGLFALLIGRGIWLGLLKQVTGLLALYFGYFAAGQYNELIFPILKDISDNPKVVFLTSYVILFIATYIIVMLVGKLLTYVIQLTIAGWFDRFLGGLVGFAKGLILVVLLHMILGTILAPENPMLRKCVTCDVLNDAADITRQFIRDEDVRKALIQKKPAISMDTVREYLAPDDGEEGIEKQTEN is encoded by the coding sequence ATGAAACTGTATACAGGTATGACTGCCTATGACCTTGTTGTTCTCGGTCTTTTCGCCTTACTGATTGGTCGCGGTATCTGGCTGGGCCTTTTGAAGCAGGTGACTGGTTTGCTTGCCCTCTACTTCGGATATTTTGCCGCAGGGCAGTATAATGAGCTGATCTTCCCGATTTTGAAAGATATTTCCGATAATCCCAAGGTTGTTTTTCTCACCAGCTATGTCATCCTTTTTATAGCCACTTATATAATTGTAATGCTTGTCGGAAAATTATTGACCTATGTCATTCAACTTACCATTGCCGGGTGGTTTGATCGTTTTCTCGGGGGACTGGTGGGGTTTGCCAAGGGATTGATCCTTGTAGTGTTGCTCCATATGATTCTGGGAACAATCCTGGCTCCGGAAAACCCCATGCTGCGAAAATGTGTGACCTGCGATGTCTTGAATGATGCGGCAGACATAACCCGGCAGTTTATCCGTGATGAAGATGTGCGAAAGGCACTCATTCAGAAGAAGCCTGCAATCTCCATGGACACAGTCAGGGAATACCTGGCTCCGGATGACGGGGAAGAGGGCATTGAAAAGCAGACTGAAAACTGA
- the mutM gene encoding bifunctional DNA-formamidopyrimidine glycosylase/DNA-(apurinic or apyrimidinic site) lyase yields MPELPEVEVICRGIRPLILERTVMGIRGSGKKLRATVPVDDLKNSLSGDTISKVTRRAKYLVVHFQSSALLIFHFGMTGNLGIFSPETPTAKHDHLQLLFDNNTELRFNDTRRFGSIHLLRDKTPDELENSFFKTTGPEPFSEEFSPEYLHTLARDRTLPVKSFIMTNSVVAGIGNIYANESLFAAGIHPASQIGSLSLEQWQLLTIELRSVLKHAIDCGGSTISDFVNAGQESGYFQVNFKVYGRADKNCSDCNNQIKKMTIGGRASFYCPTCQKLNSIKGYLKP; encoded by the coding sequence ATGCCTGAACTCCCGGAAGTTGAAGTTATATGCCGAGGTATACGCCCCCTTATCCTGGAAAGAACTGTAATGGGGATCCGGGGTAGTGGTAAAAAATTGAGAGCTACGGTGCCGGTTGATGATCTGAAAAATTCTTTATCCGGCGACACGATCAGCAAGGTGACACGACGGGCAAAATATCTTGTAGTTCATTTTCAATCTTCTGCTCTGCTTATTTTTCATTTCGGCATGACCGGTAACCTCGGTATTTTTTCCCCCGAAACACCAACCGCCAAACATGATCATCTCCAACTCCTTTTCGATAATAATACTGAGCTGCGGTTCAACGACACCCGCCGATTCGGTTCAATCCATCTTCTCCGGGACAAAACACCCGATGAGCTGGAAAACTCATTCTTTAAAACCACGGGACCTGAACCGTTTTCAGAGGAATTTTCCCCTGAATACCTGCACACCCTGGCTCGCGACAGAACTCTGCCGGTAAAATCTTTTATAATGACAAACAGTGTCGTAGCGGGTATCGGCAATATTTACGCCAATGAAAGCCTGTTTGCGGCGGGCATTCATCCAGCCAGTCAAATCGGTTCACTGTCCCTGGAACAATGGCAACTACTGACCATTGAACTCCGCTCAGTACTCAAACATGCCATCGACTGTGGCGGTTCGACTATAAGTGATTTTGTTAACGCCGGACAGGAAAGCGGCTATTTTCAGGTGAACTTCAAGGTATACGGACGAGCAGATAAAAACTGTTCCGACTGTAACAACCAGATAAAAAAGATGACTATTGGTGGCAGGGCAAGTTTTTACTGCCCCACCTGTCAAAAGCTGAACTCCATAAAGGGTTACTTGAAACCGTGA
- a CDS encoding bifunctional sulfate adenylyltransferase/adenylylsulfate kinase: MKYLHIAHGGKLVNLIVDKSRAETLKTLSRNLESVTLPDPSISDLELLMNGGFSPLKGFMNKTDYESVLDRMRLGNGTLWPIPICLDISEKEANTFNVGQSVAVRDSEGFMLAIMHIENIWPIDKEREAEILFETQDHTHPGVNHLFNKKGTHYMGGPLEGIQLPLHSAFKRYRHTPAELRNLFKKMGWRRIVGFHTRNPLHRAQYEMTLRAMAEAKASLLLHPVTEQIRSREIDYFTRIHCYLDIAKYYPPNMMLLSLLPLSMRMAGPREALWHAIVKKNYGCTHFILGHGHADPGDEKNNTLQYKPEEGRKLLNRFAKEIGIEIVSFEQMVYLYEDDIYVPNNEIPPDSKPMTLSNDEFHEKMRTGRRIPEWFTFPEIVETIRHAYPPRHKQGFTIFLTGLSGAGKSTIAKVLYARFMEIRSRPVTLLDGDIVRMNLSSELGFSKEHRDINVRRIGFVASEITKNRGIAICAPIAPYTSTRRQIRELIESYGGFIEVHVGTPLDICEGRDRKGLYAKARAGIIKGVTGIDDPYEAPDNPEVFIDTSDMTPDESVQEILLFLERAGYTK, from the coding sequence ATGAAATACCTTCATATTGCCCATGGCGGAAAACTGGTCAATCTCATTGTCGACAAAAGCAGAGCAGAGACCTTAAAAACGCTCTCCAGAAATCTGGAGAGCGTCACTCTACCGGATCCTTCCATCAGTGATTTGGAACTTTTAATGAATGGTGGCTTCTCACCTCTGAAAGGTTTCATGAACAAAACTGATTACGAATCAGTCCTTGATCGTATGCGACTGGGGAACGGTACTCTCTGGCCAATTCCAATTTGTCTCGATATCTCTGAAAAAGAAGCAAACACTTTTAACGTGGGGCAATCTGTTGCCGTTCGAGACAGTGAAGGGTTCATGCTGGCCATCATGCATATTGAGAATATATGGCCCATTGACAAAGAACGTGAAGCTGAAATCCTTTTTGAGACACAGGACCATACACATCCCGGCGTAAATCATCTTTTTAACAAAAAAGGCACCCATTACATGGGCGGCCCTCTCGAAGGAATCCAGCTTCCCCTGCATTCCGCATTCAAACGCTATCGACACACCCCTGCAGAATTGAGGAACCTTTTCAAAAAAATGGGCTGGAGGCGAATCGTCGGCTTTCATACAAGGAACCCATTGCACAGAGCCCAATACGAAATGACACTGCGTGCAATGGCTGAAGCAAAAGCCAGCCTCCTCCTGCATCCTGTAACAGAACAGATCAGATCAAGAGAAATTGATTATTTTACCCGAATCCATTGCTATCTGGATATCGCAAAATATTATCCTCCCAACATGATGCTTCTCAGCTTACTGCCACTATCCATGAGAATGGCCGGTCCACGGGAAGCTCTCTGGCATGCAATCGTCAAAAAGAATTATGGCTGTACACATTTTATTTTAGGCCATGGTCATGCCGACCCGGGTGATGAAAAAAACAACACGCTGCAATATAAGCCTGAGGAAGGCAGAAAACTGCTGAACAGGTTTGCCAAAGAAATAGGTATAGAAATCGTTTCTTTTGAACAGATGGTCTACCTGTACGAAGATGACATCTATGTTCCAAACAACGAAATTCCCCCGGACAGCAAACCAATGACCCTGTCCAACGACGAATTTCATGAAAAAATGAGAACCGGCAGAAGAATTCCCGAATGGTTCACCTTTCCCGAGATTGTTGAAACTATCCGTCATGCGTACCCACCCAGACACAAACAGGGTTTTACAATATTTTTAACCGGTCTTTCCGGGGCAGGAAAATCCACTATTGCTAAAGTTCTTTACGCTCGGTTTATGGAAATTCGCTCGCGTCCTGTAACACTGCTTGACGGTGATATTGTCCGTATGAACCTTTCCAGTGAACTGGGTTTCTCAAAAGAACATCGGGATATCAATGTGCGCCGGATTGGTTTTGTGGCAAGTGAAATTACAAAAAACCGTGGAATCGCAATATGTGCACCGATTGCCCCCTACACCTCAACCCGACGACAGATCAGAGAATTAATTGAAAGCTACGGAGGATTTATTGAAGTCCACGTCGGCACACCTCTTGACATTTGCGAAGGAAGAGATAGAAAAGGCCTGTACGCCAAAGCCCGGGCAGGTATTATCAAAGGTGTAACAGGCATCGATGACCCATATGAAGCACCCGATAATCCGGAAGTTTTTATTGACACATCCGATATGACACCAGATGAGTCCGTTCAGGAAATTCTCCTGTTCCTGGAAAGAGCCGGCTATACAAAATAA
- a CDS encoding 4'-phosphopantetheinyl transferase family protein: protein MSADIVQHEIRDFIDEIPASVSCPPVILKLQEDTPRNRKALHENELARLDSYRLTKRRREYLTGRICAKEAVLIYLHACNLPPVSADKIEIVNRENGHPAALLHPLPHLAAPHISISHSKEMATAIASPCPCGIDLQKIEKKLLKVKKRFCSESELGRLAEIAKENELNTLALLWCAKEAIQKRFGHNTMLGFSEIHLQQCVQIKIKPHRFFQLKFFLSKKQAPLLP, encoded by the coding sequence ATGTCTGCAGATATTGTCCAACATGAAATTCGTGATTTCATCGACGAGATCCCTGCATCCGTTTCCTGCCCGCCTGTAATTCTCAAATTACAGGAGGACACTCCCCGTAATAGAAAGGCCCTTCATGAAAATGAACTGGCAAGGCTCGACAGTTACAGACTCACCAAACGACGACGGGAATATCTCACGGGCAGGATCTGTGCAAAAGAAGCAGTACTCATTTACCTGCATGCCTGCAATCTTCCACCTGTTTCTGCCGACAAAATAGAAATTGTCAATCGTGAAAACGGTCACCCCGCTGCTCTTCTGCATCCATTGCCGCACCTTGCCGCCCCCCATATTTCCATCAGCCACAGTAAAGAGATGGCAACAGCCATTGCCTCTCCCTGTCCCTGCGGAATAGACCTGCAGAAGATTGAAAAAAAACTCCTCAAAGTAAAAAAAAGATTCTGTTCAGAATCGGAACTGGGACGTCTTGCTGAGATTGCAAAAGAAAACGAACTCAACACACTCGCCCTCCTCTGGTGTGCCAAGGAGGCCATTCAAAAACGGTTCGGTCATAATACCATGCTTGGCTTTTCGGAAATCCACCTGCAACAGTGTGTTCAGATAAAAATAAAGCCCCACCGTTTCTTTCAACTCAAATTCTTCCTGTCAAAAAAGCAAGCCCCCCTCCTACCATAA